A window of Gossypium raimondii isolate GPD5lz chromosome 7, ASM2569854v1, whole genome shotgun sequence genomic DNA:
GGTTAAATATCGAAATCGATTTATCCATAAGTTTTCAAATATTCGATATCCAAGATCCTCGAGAGGaatgtgccctaacttactgcgCTTCAATTCTCCTTGTTGAATTTAGATAATCGGATTCCCCTTTTCAATTAAATGTagaaattcataaataaaaagctcagtatcgggaattcaatacgttgtgtcctaacgcattggatatgacacgttgttttctcgagatgaagatttttctaaaaaaaataataaaggcaatattctgtatttggaaatttgagaagtcgtgccctaacttactgggtttcgatttttcttgcgttaaacctaaataaccgaatatctttttaaaattgaaataaatgaggtttaaataaaaaataaaaggcaagcttACTCTCAAAAATATAAGGTgccgtgtcctaacttactggatgtgacatcttgttactcCGAGATAAGGAggtattttccattttgatttattcgagtaattttaaaataacacaatataaagagggatcgtatttttaaattcttttcgagtttttaattttcgacaccaagactttaagtaatcaattaggtaccaattttgggcgtatcgagggtgctaacccttcctcgtgcgtaatcgactccagAACCTGTTTCTCagaatttcgcagaccaaaagcattgttttaataaatctaaatcgattattaaaaacaaccgttttacgaggtgacccgatcacacctcatcaaaaaagattggtggcgactcccattttcgttttctttttcaaaatctaagtcgaccccgttttatcaaaaaaaaatggtgtcaacaagaATAACAAATATTCATGATTGTACACCTCACTATTATGCTTATGCATTacatttttgtatatattatattatgttgaATGTGATTATTTTAATCCGATAATTTTACGATGGAATTgagatatataaaaattagaaaattcatGTGTTTCCGGGAAAATTTCCTTTTAGACCTGTCTTCCTGTTTAATTGCGACTAATCATTATAAAAAAGTACATCCAAAAAAAGTATTGTAGATCAGTAGGCAGATGAAATGAACTGTGTTGGGTTAGGTAAGGAGCATCTTACTGAATCAATCGAAGTAAGATTGGTAGTCTCCCACTTCCGTATTATGCTTTGATGAGGGTCTCAATGATTCTTATTCAGCCACGACAACTGCAATTACCTTATGGGTTGGCATCCATACTTTTGAGATAGGCATGCCAAAATCCAATGCTTGCTATTCAATAAGGATTTTCTTATAAGGAAGTTGTacaacttttataatattaattgacaataattaatagaaaaaataggtGGACCATCTTGAGTAGTATAGGTactaatagatttaatataaCCCCTTTTTCTAAAAACAGGTGTTTCCAAACATAAATGCAAGAGAGGGGTGAATAAAATAAGTCTCAACCAAAGtaattaaactataattaagtttattattttgttttataatattttcaatgtatattttataacatttgaCTTCACCAATTTTACTATAGATTTTTGGTTATTTAcgtattttatcaaaaaataagttatttacgtaattaattacttttttgggttagttttataaaaaagcCGGAAGGTGAGCTTTCGATTAAAAAGATCATACAACAGTAATTTTAACAATgtgataatttaaatgaaaactcttatactttttaaaatgtgatgattaaaatataaatttactaataatttaatcccgtaattttcacataaaataatcTTTTACTTACACAGTCATTCTTATATTGAGTCGAGTCATATTCATAAATCAAAAGTTGACCGCATTAATCTTGCTCAAGGATACGACACTCTAGTCTTTCCGCatgaaaaaggtaaaagaaaaaaaaaaccagttAACAAGCTGTCTGAAAGGAGAGGCATGCATCTAGCATCTGATTAGTGCAAGAGTTAATTAAGTGGCACGTTGTGGATCTATAGCTTCTTGAACCGAAATTGTACTTGTGCTAGGTTAGAACTATGAATATGGCATACGGAAACAATAAGGGTGAGTGAGTCCAAAATCTTAAATTATGTCTCATCGCGGGAGTCCTTGAGTGTGTACTGAACAGTCAGTTTCTGATCTTAGAAGTGATAGTATAAAGTCAACACTGTTCAGGTTTTGCAGGACATTGCATATTTTTTGTTCAGCGTTGAACACAGAAAATATAGCTGATCAGTTGGCAGTACTCGATGCTGACTCGTGATTTATGTCATTTCCCCACCAACTACGATGTTCTAATATCATCTAATCACTTTTGTCCCAACCTTTATTTATTGACTATTATAATTTGGCATTGGGAAAAAGTTGTGCCtataaaattgtttatcttgTATAATTGATTGCGTAATTCTATTATCTTTGTTAAGATCTCTAGTAAGAATGAAATTATACTCAgaaattgaattggtatattatTGATATCTTGAATCTGTTCAATCAATAGTATATATACAGTTGTGTAAGACTAACTACTGCTGCTAACTATTTAGTAACTGCATAATAATATGTCTAACAGACTAACAGAGCTCCTCCAATCTTTTATCACTAATACAATAAGTGATTCATACTTTATCActcttaaaatataaagatcTCACCTTTATACTTAAAAGATTACTTAAACAGTAGAACACTCACTTCTAAATCTTCTTCCAAGAATTTGGGCTATAAACACGCACTCTCTTGATATAATGACACTTGACAGGATccaaatattttcttcattaaattaccaaaccaaataagataaatttttaattacctCAATAACAGTATGCAATTGATATTTCCGAATACCATTCAATAACTCTATACTCATTTTCCCTCAACAAGCTCATTGGGTAATTGGTTCCTTTGGCCTACATTAATACCTCTCTCCATGTGATGTTCCTACACTTCCTAAGAAAGgccaataataaaaataactattgGTAGTGTAAAGAAGaccaaaacaatgaaaagaaaagttgtCCCATCAATGTCAATTTTTTACATTACTTTCAATCACATGGAATTATATTGCATGAGAAGCAACTGATGACAGAGTAGTACAATATGCAAGGTTAGACCCATGTCATTTATTCGGTAGGTTTCTTATGGTTTTTAAGGAAGGTGTAGGTGACGAATGACTCTATAGGACGGTACTTTTAGTATTTAGCCGACAATCCATCTTTTCAGTTAAAACTTTCCGCTGTGTAAAATCTCCCTTCATATATGATATCTCTTAGCTCTCGTATGCACTCTCATTCAACAACAATTCTATATCCATAGATGgttctttttttcctttgagCCTGATTTTTCCCCTGCCCTTTTCAACCCTCCATTTGTTTCCAAATTATGGTGCAATCAAAGAAGTTTAGAGGTGTTAGGCAGCGACACTGGGGCTCCTGGGTGTCTGAAATTCGCCATCCTTTATTGTAAGTCGTTTAAGCTACaagattttcttttgttttttgttttttccctTTATTCTCCTTTGATTTGGTGGTATTTGTTGTAGAAAGAGAAGGGTATGGCTAGGAACATTTGAAACAGCTGAAGAAGCAGCCCGAGCTTATGACCAAGCAGCCATCTTAATGAGTGGAAGGAACGCAAAAACCAACTTCCCCATATCACAAACACCAAGTGGAGACCCAAAAGGCACTGAAAATACCCATTCAAGGGTACCATCAAATGAGCTATCTGAAATCCTCCATGCCAAGCTTAGAAAATGCAGCAAGGCACCTTCTCCTTCAATGACTTGTCTGAGGCTTGACACTGAGAATTCTCATATAGGAGTGTGGCAAAAGCGGGCAGGCCAGACCTCAGAATCCAATTGGGTAATGACTGTTGAGCTTGGAAAAGGAAATACTGAAGTTTCAGCGAATACGGTGCCTTCCAATAACCAAGGCTTAACTGGGCCTGAAGTGGGACCAGACATGGACGAAGAGGAGAGAATCGCACTACAAATGATAGAAGAGCTGCTTAATAGGAACTGTTCTTCATTTGATGAGCAAGAAGGAGATGGTAACTTGTTGCAGTAGTACCCATTAATTCTCTTGGGCTGTTCATTTGCTTTGGTTTGAAAAGTCATATAGTGTGTTGTATAGGATATTAATATCATGTCAGTCATCGgtgcatatataaaaaatatattaagcaTTCATGCAGAAAGGAGGGAAGGATAccataattaagaaattaaagtCCGTCATATATATCACATAATTATAGCTTACAGCTATAGAAGGCGTCTGGTTTACATTTGCAAatgttgtttgtgaaaaagagaaataattgAATCATATATGAATTCTTTGTCTCGTATTTATATACTTCAAGTTATGTTTTGGTGTATTACCACGTTCTTTTGAGTTTGTTTTAAGCATCAGTTTGATCCCAATATAGCTTCTTTGAATCATGTATGAAATTGCATTCCAAAAATTGACctctttattttcatcaataACATACTTCCATTtgaactataaatattaaaattttatttactctttattttaaatttttatgaggtaaaattttgttttcattttcttcatattcaAGTTGATAATCAAAGTGTGGGATTTATTAGAAGTTGGAAGGTGTTTTAGTTTGTTAGTTTCCAAAACATATAGATTTACAGGTTTTTCATTTTggaaatttcaatttcaataaccaaaatttgaaaCATAATAATACCCTCCGtaaattattaatcaatttcaaaaataaaaaattatatcattgaattattttaaagtcGTTGAGttgttaagttattttttaaaaagttcgATTATAGAGCTCTAAGTAACGATTTAATCATCCATAACTATCGACACGTAGAATATATCTTAGACCAAAATCGATTTGACGACTAGTGTCGGGGATCGAAAAAAAGCTatttagattttggtttgtaaatttatgatttcataaataaataaataaaacctaaagTGTAGAAGAGAATGAGATGAAATTTTTTCGACTGGTGCAGACGGTGCGAACAgaaaaaattacacaaaaaacaattttaacaacttaatcacttaaatagaaatttttaaataatttaatcttttaaaattaaataatatttactactaaaaaaatgggtttaatATGGatttaaggggaaaaaaaacAGGCATTGAAGTTTTCGAGAAACTTAAAAGGAATAACAAATGAGTAGTATTTTGGTATTTGATTATAAGGAAGATTAAGGAAGAGATTGAAtggcaacttcaaagagatatttCTTACAGAGAGAAATAGGGAGATTGTTAAAGAAGAAACCTAAGGGTATTGAATTTgtagaattattttaaaattgtaaaaattaatttatttgtttagataaatatattagagaatttcaaaatttataagtaATTTCGAGAGAAGATTTTAGTAACTCAAttaatttctcttttcaaattctatctcaataagtgatttttaatattttatttccatcataagataaaagatttaaacttaaaaatcatttttaaatttttctttattaaaactatttataaatttttacatatataataatattcgtattggaaatttttataatatttattttaaaataattattcttattttataatttgtaaaataccagtaatttaatttttaaatcaattatttattcaaacaaaacatttataaatcttcataaattctaaaatattaacattttaaaatctcaaaaatttaaaatttcgcAACTAAACacactaatatttttttaattactcatttaCCTTTCTATTAcgtgaaaaagatgataatatgaCAGATTTtcatttatgaaaatgatttgaaaGTTCGTGCACCATATTGGATAAAAGAACAGCACTTTTAGGGTAAATTTATAGATATTCacctaattattaaaatttttattttaagtactcaaaataaaaagtttgcaatttaattatctatGTTACATAAGTCaatcattttggtcactccaaATAAAATCACAAACGGCAAGCTGATGtggcataataacaaatttagcccctcagcttcaaaatattatatcaatttattcataattttagaaaatcaactctcaaaatttacaaatgttcataatttgattctaattttaaaatccCCCACTCCGTCCCTCTCCCTCTCATGTTCCCCCATCGGACCTCCCCCCACCCTCGCAAATATTCACAAGCTGATATTGaacatgtctcgagacaataACTATCATACCTCAAAACAAAGTATTCACTTATCTCGAGACAAGCAAACATTGAAGTTAAGCTAGGTTTGCTTTATTAAAAGCTAAGCTAATATATTATCAATCATCTAGTAaagatttaataatttatttttagtaataaatttaataacatattaATAACTTAGACCATCAAtactattaatttataattaattatttttaaattataaacaaaattatttattagtaaattataaatcatatattattaatttataattatgtatttttaacatagaatgattgaatgatatatatGCTGGTGGCACAACACATATTACCTTGTCTTCTAACATAGAATTGTCCTCATgctattataattttgaattttaaatatatacatatatatatagttctAACTGCTTaacttttcaagaaaattttttagttactaaactttgaaaattcataatttgaTCACCAAATTTATGGCTCGTTGTTGACTTAAACTTTATATTGATTTAACTATCAAcactttttcaaatttgatatgTTAAATGATTTGCTGTTTTGCTACTTATCTAATAGATAAATAGGGATgttcaaattttagttaaaatcggtttaattcggttaatcggttgGTTAACCAATCTAATTCAGTAGGAGGTCggttaatgattttttgaaagtttagttatcagttaattcggttcaaaatcgggtaattaatcaaacttcataattaataatacaaattatatgtagttttaattCAGATAATTAGgtgaatcaatttatttattttttatatgttttatacttgttttaactaaaaaaaaccatataaatttcggttcgtttgatttttgtttgaaaaaatttcagttcAGTTAACCGTTTGAACACCCCTACAGATAAGaatggaaaacaaaaaatttaaagtttagaaTGCGTGGAATGAAAGCCTAATTTCTAATCATATGCTTCGAAAGTATTTAGGCTCAAGACCCACCATacgtaattatatatttaaatctttGAGTCTCGctatatgtgaatttaattcgattacattttattatttcaaaaaaaaattaagcttaatgTTGTTACTCCATTCTAGATcacaatatcaattttatagggTAAAGGAATCAAAATACAAATGATGGAGTGGACAACAAGATGGCCTCAGGTGTAAAACATCAGTATTATCATTAAAATTGAAAGATGAACAATAGACTGAATGCATGGGGTTGGATAATGAAGGATTAAATGGAAacaaatatatgatttatacaTCTCACATATCTTTTTCGTTAACATTTTCCATTAATTTGCTAAGAAAAAGATGTGAATGATAGATAGATAACCAATAATAAACAGTAGCAGCAGCCAAATTAAGCCACTTCTTTGGCTTGTACTTGTTTCATTAATTAAAGCTTGGTGTCTAAATCTTAATCATGTCCAAATCCAACATTTGATTAATATCAATGTACCAGCAGGAGAAGTTTTTGCCATTGTGATTATCTGAGAAAGCAATAGGTTTGATGGGTGATATATCattaagtttgaaattttggCACATCTATGAACTATAAACTCAAAATATTGtttagtttttatgtttatgtttattttgaacTTTGCATAAACCATTTTCTTTGTAATATTAgctctttctttttcaacaagaattttGTTTGATCCATAGTGTAATAGgtgagaaaataattaataaaatcaattttatttttatttttctgccaATGCGGGAGGATATGGGTTGAAGTGCATCATCCTTTTATTTATGAGTTAGGAGGGGCTATGAATAGTTCTAAGCATTATGTCAAAATGAGCAGAAATGATtagaacctataatgaaattattcaaaaaaaaatcatatacaaaatcaacaattcataatgaaattaatgtcCGATTAACTTGTAACAACAATATAACCAGAGACAGCGAGGCAGTATTTTAGCTACTTAAAACCTTCCAAAATTTTGCTAACTAACCAATCGTACAAGTATaagataattaagttttttatattaaaaactaaaagtttatttagatttttctCATCAACTTACCACTTACCAAGTAAGTGTGTAAGTATATATTTCTTTGCTGCAAAAAGAAATTGTCTTGAAGATGAATGCCTAAGTTATAGAAATTGAAACTTAAGAGCTATATGTATATTACAactgttaaaataaaatggaaagaaagTAGTACCTCTAACATTTAAACACCTTCCATTCTCCCaaacaaattttacatggatactatttttgtttaaacaggCCTCAATTTATGCATTGGGTCGTtgattcattagcatatatgcatataacaaTGAAGCATGATTTCCtcttgtgtatatatatatatatgtatgtaagtTTACTGGTATGGATTGTActtaaataagatttttttttttgggtaaaattaaGATAAGCTTTAAATAGATCATGAAAAATGCATGCAACCATTAGGTTCTTAATACGCAGAAGAATTTGGTACCAAGAacctagaaataaaaatattacttaaatttctcaaaaacaaaatattacattttttttataaaaaggaaaTTACTATCTCTACTTAAATAATCTCGACAATCATTACTATTAATCCAAATTTAGAAGCAGGATACAAAGTcaattatgatattattttcaGGAAAACTAAATAAATGGGTTAGCCAAAGCCAAGATAGTTGGTTGGCCTTCAATGTTGTAATGTTTGTTGGATTAAATAAAGTTGTCTTGGTCTTTGGAGgctatttatttttagtggtcCCTACTGATATACAGATATATCACCCCATTCTTTGTACCTTGATATGATGTTTGAATTAATTGACAAGCCATTAAGCTAAAACCTCCAATCTAACTATAAGAAAGAGACATCTACCCATTTtatcaaaggaaaaaaagaatgaGGGGGGGACAGTCACCAATAGttcaatttttgtaattttagattttaattaataataaccaCGAAAAATAACGGTTTTAAAATATCAACAATAAATAATCATGAGGTATGGTATAATGGTCGCTCATCTTATCTATTAGTAATATGGCTGGGAGTTCGATCTCCACTTATAGAAACTAAACATATTTCATGATTAAtcgtttatttttttttaaaaatatcggAATGAGAAAATTAATCATTCGACAGTGAATATCCTAATTacgataaaaaaattaagtaataattaagATTTTCATGCTAGTTGCTATTGATAGAGTCTCGACTCTTGAGGTaccaaaaaatttatatgtgagaaaatgtggaaatttaattaattaattaaagaaagaaagaacaaaaagaaaataaaagagatagaAGGCTAAATACTATAAAATACCCCTtaagaaataatgtaaaaatcaattaagtcttCATTATTTTATTGCATCCAATAAGTACTCGAATTTTTTCTTCAATCAATAAAGCCCTCGTGGATAGAAACCGTTAGCTGATAACTTTCACTAATTTGGCACTTTTCTTGTCCCCGTGACCATTCACGTGATTGAGTTTGTTGACTTAacgttattttattttaaggtaaattaaattttaggtcactaaattattagtaaatttacgtttgattatttaactttaaagagttataaaatgatcattgaactattaaaaatatttcatttaagcCTATGGCtgttaagtttctttttttttaagtccaATTAGTGAGCTCCAAGAGATAATTCGACAATAGGTACAATGGATCAGTACTCATTGACGAGTGGAAGAACATACTTTAGATTTAAGTCAATTTGACGATTAGCGTTAAAGATTGGAAaagaaagttgtttgaattttggttcgcAGTTATGTAACGTTCAAAgttttttcatgaaaaaaaatatatagaagaGAATGGGAAagagagctttcgattggtgtAGGTGGTGCAAATAGAGAAGGCCATACAACATTGACTTTAACAAacttagtgacttaaatgaaaactttcaaatagttcaatgatcaatttgtaactttttgaagttgtgtgaccaaaacgtaaactttctaataatttagtggcctttggtagtttaccctttatcTTAATATCacattagaaaataattaaaattataaaaatgtttctaaaatgtttctaaaaattctaaaagttatagtgatttcaaaaaattatgaaaaataataagtaaaaaatcttacaatatttaaaaatttaaaaattaaaaaaagttataagaatttccaaaatattaaaaatttcataaaaatctaaaaattttaaaaatatatgaaaaaaactgaaataaatcCCTTAAATTGAAGAtattataaaagtttgaaaattgaactaaaaattaaaacaaaaacttttatatcaaatttgaaatttttaatataaaatttgagaaaaaaataaaaatttgaaaaaaaaatgttgttgAAAGAAcacaattctttttttttttaacttgaataggcatcttgatctaaaaacaaccaaaattgTGACACCTCACACCCAATCCGATCACCAGGTCTGAATATGTggcattaaattatattatcgGGGAAACTCAtatcaatttttgtttcatttatcgTGTAACAGGAAATCAAACAAATTAAGTCTCATACATTTCCAACTATACATATAAACGTGTTCAATGATTGTCAAGTAAAGTCAGTTAATGCATTTGGggattaaactaaataaaattcgGAGTTAAGATTCAAATCTAAACTCCAAATACCAAAGTCCAGCAGCGTGCCTTGAGACAATGATACCATGTCTCAAGATAGGCTTTTCCAATTTCACTAATTTTGCTTCGATGTGGATGTCTCGAGACATTTGATCCATGTCTCGAGACTAGATCTTTCATGCCTCGAGACAAGGATTGAGACACCAATCCcctattttcttaatttagctTCAATGTTTGGATGTTTCAAGATGATGGGTTCTTGTCTCGAGACTTGGAATAGGgcaaatctattttattttcaaagtgcCTTATTTCGAGACACAAGTCATTCTGTCTCAAGACTTGTTTCATAACACAAGTGCATTGTTTTTGTAAGTAATCAAGTGACTTTCTTGTCTCAATATACCACGAACATGTCTCAAGACCACAAGAACAAAATTGACCATTTGGTGCATTTCATTGCTTTAGGTCTCAAGACTGATCAAAGAAGTCTTAAGAAAGAATGGCTTATGTTTTGAAACAATGACACTTCAAAGATAAAATAGATTTTCCCTGTTCTTGGTCTCCAGACAAGAACCCCTTGTCTCGAgacattaaaaaatcaaagttaaattaagaaaatagtgaatttgTCTCAAGCCTTAtctcaaaatatgaaagatCTAGTCTTGAGACAT
This region includes:
- the LOC105778797 gene encoding ethylene-responsive transcription factor WIN1; translation: MVQSKKFRGVRQRHWGSWVSEIRHPLLKRRVWLGTFETAEEAARAYDQAAILMSGRNAKTNFPISQTPSGDPKGTENTHSRVPSNELSEILHAKLRKCSKAPSPSMTCLRLDTENSHIGVWQKRAGQTSESNWVMTVELGKGNTEVSANTVPSNNQGLTGPEVGPDMDEEERIALQMIEELLNRNCSSFDEQEGDGNLLQ